In Sciurus carolinensis chromosome 4, mSciCar1.2, whole genome shotgun sequence, the sequence AGAATTCCTAAGAAGCTGGACAGttcactttatttttgaaaaattggcTGAAAGTCATGAGGTCTACATTTCACATTCTAGCATGAGGGCCTCTCTCATAGGTGCTGCAGGATGGAGTGGAATAGTGTAGAATTTCTAGGAGAAATTTTCATTATAAGCCAAGCTCCCTGTAGGTTGGCTATTATATCAAAAGTATTTTGATGCCTTAAAGAAGGAGaaagttttgaaaatctatataatCTCTGCCCCACCACAGTCCAAAGAAGAGAGACCATTCCATAAACATTCTTTGGTCACACATTTCAGCTCGTTTCATAAAAAAGCTGCCCAGTTTATCATCCCTAATCAATATCTACATGGAATGGATGCCTCCGGTGGTTTCCTTGTGGAAATCAGCATGGGATTTGGTTGAATGAGGACCGGAGAGACAAGTTCATCTGATATCACAGAtgagtttcctcatctctcttgATGTTTTGGGCATATAATTTGAAGGTTAAGAGTTTGTTAATCTCCACaacaattgaaaatttttatatcctAAGAGGTGGAGATAAAACTTTGctgcaaattaaaaacataaaaccataaccctgggatgggaataggaaagagagtggacTGAATTGGATGtaagtttcctatgttcatatatgaatacaccgcTAGTGAAACTCCAcctcatgtgcaaccacaagaatgggattctaattagaataaattatacaccatgtatgtatgtcaaaatacactactgtcaagtatatctaaaaagaaaaataaaaaaatgaacaaaaccaaaaaacaagaacaaaaaccaacCCCAACCCAGACAGCCCAAACAGGAACGATAGTCTCTTGATGGCTCACTACTAATTTCTTTAGGTGACCCCTCTAAGATGCTTCTAACTAGGTGACCTGTAAAGGGATGTCTGGTCAAACTCCATGTCTTGTCAGATCACTTCCATATAGTTATCTATACATAAGCTCATCAGGACCCCTCCCAAAACCATGCCCACTGCCCTGGGTTACAGAGCCAGACACGTTAAAGGTGACATATGGATCACAGGAGCATCCAGTCTCATGCACCCATTTTTGCTCCCATTTGTTCCTGTCTTGTGCAATGGGGGTTACTGAGCATTGAAAACTTTCCATAAAACTGTGTTTGAACTTGAGGGATGTAATGGACCACTGAGTACTACCTgcatattttacagataaaacaAGATTAGACCCCAGGAAGGAGGGACCTTTCCAAGATCTCTTCCCCAGATGGCCAGAGTGAAGACTAAATACCTGGGTCTGCTCTCTCACTACCACTGTGGCCCAATTAACCTCTGACATCACAGCTCTAGCACGCTTATCACACTTGGTATGGCTGTGACTCCCTTGCTTTACGTGAAAAATGGTATAATATCACTCAACCTAAGATTGCATCTATAGAGGTggtcttcatgatttttttttttttgggtgtgggGAGGAGAGATTCCACAATCTGTTTAAAAtgctatgattttttaaaactaattctcTTTATTTAAGTAATGCagcataaaaaaatatttggggaacctagagatgaaagcaaaaattttagAGTAATTGTGAAAAAAACCGAAGATGCTAATATTGGTCTCTGAGAGGATGGTGCTCGGAGCTCATCTACTCTGACTCCTTTTACAGACAGGGAGAGTGAGGCCCAGACTTGCCGAACGTCAGGCAGCCGGTTATTGGCATAGTCAGGTAAATATTAAGCCTCTGGATGACTAGTTTTGTCTTCATTCCATAACATCACACTGCCTTGTGGGACTGGTTTCAATAATTTTGTTATAAAACTCGATGGCATGATTCTCTGTACCATCCCCtgagtctttctcccttttcaggAACCAGCAAGTCAGCTAGGTAGTTTACACAAGGGGACCTGGTTATGCACTTCATAGATCCTTGTATTTGTTGCCCTAAAACAAATGTTTCAGTTGATTGACAGTGCGTGGTCCTGTAAGCCCTTCTGGGAAGCCAAGATTCTATGACCCACAGGAATTCATCAAGTGCCTCTGTCTTTGGAATCAATAAAATTTCCAGGTAAAGAACCAGTCTTGGTTTGGAGGATGATGTTACTTCAATGTAAACAGTTTTCATGAGCAGTGTGGGTATATTTAACCTTTTACAATCTCTCTCCACACCTCAGGTGAGCTCACCAAAAGGCTCTCAGAATTGGACAggtaaacacatttttatttgactattaAAGTGCTATTCTGGGGCAAAGTATTTCTCAGTTTCATAAGAGCAGCTTCactggaaacaaatgaaaagcaaTGTATGAAAACAGACCtggggaatgaaaaaaaaaataatgaacctAGCAACTACTTTGGAACATTACAAATGACTTGTAGATATCAGTCCTGGGACTGGTGCCTGATACCAAAGCCTCTGAGGTAAACcttctagagaaaaataaaaatgaaggtggTAGAGGGGACTTAATCAGAAAGAGCAATCAGTATTAATATAATATCAACTACTCTATTATAAAGGAAcagtgaaaataattaaaactgagaagaaagtgcaacAAACCCATGTACGTGCGTTTGCTATTGTAGCAgacctataatttttaaaaggaaaagcaatgcaGATGCATTGGACAGAGCTCTTGAACTCAGAATATCTTACAGTAGTGTACTCTTTGCCAGAAGGGCAGCGCCAATTCAGGGGTTTGGCAGAGAATGGCCTCTAAAATTCATACCACAAGGACAGATACCTTCTGTGTGACACTATCAATTCTGTGCCCTGATCTTTCTCGCATCCTTTCTACTGAGGAGGTTCCAGTCACGTAAACTGTGCGCAGGTGTTTCCCCTTTTCCAATGGCATCACTCCTACCTAAGGGATGAGTCTCCTGGTAAGGCTTAGCGGCAAGTGCGTACTACATCTGTGTTACAAGGAGCAGCCCCTGATTTTCTGGATATGCATAGCTTTTCAGAGTTGCTATTAGACATGGCTTTCATAAATAATGCAGGTGTTTTTGTCATGTGTCACTGCTGGCTCTGTTGTTTCCAGGTGAGCTGGTGGCAGTCCTCGATCTGACACCTCGACGGGTGTCGGCTCTTCAGATGTTAGCTCTGTGGATGTTATATCCGTAGAAGGCTCTGCCGTTTCCGGGGAACGTTCGGCTGACGGTTCTGTCTCCTCTTCATCTTGGACCTCAAACTGTACGCCCTCTTGGTCATCCGCTTGATCTTTCTTGGACTGGGGGTGAACAGACACCTTGATGGcgatttgctgaggctgttcgTGCAGCGAGGAGGCATCCGAGTCAGCGGTGGGAGAGTCACTTCGCTTCAGAGAGTTTGGGATTGTGTACACCTCATCCCTGTCTGTGGCCTCCTGGCCTTCTGGTGTATGCCTGACAAAAttctgcccctgctcctccagCCCAACCACTTCCATGATTTCCTCCATGATAGTCCTGCAGTTCATGATGAGAGGAGGCAGAGGCACACTCCTGGCAAGCTCTTCGATGTAACGGGCAAACTCCATGGTTTTGAACTGGGTGACTTTGGCAAGCTCTAGAGTTTTGGCTGAGGTGATGATGGGGATCCGCTTGGCGATCTCAAATGCCTTTTGCAGCTTCTCTGCACCTTCTGTCCTAAAGAACTCATTGATGgctttctctgtcttcttcagGTGGCTGCTCATCATGCACAGGCGGGTGATGTTGAGGACCATGACGATGGTGAAGGCCACAAGGCAGACAACCATGTAGTAGACGCCCATGTCTCCAGAGGTAAAGATGACTCTCAGGGTCACCGTGTTGTTCACAGTGCCATAGATGTTAGAAGCCACACATGTGTATTTTCCACGGTCTGAGAAGGACACCTTGGTGATGTTCAGGAGGCCGCCACTGAGCATCTGCCATTTTCCTGTCGGGAGAGAAGAGAATCCAACCAAGGACATACAGTCCCCGTTACTACAGACATACACTGGGTCTCAAAACACACCTTCTTCTACTAACAGTGACAAGGAACTCTGACTTACTATGTGCCAGTGACATGCACTCATTCATTTAATCTCTGTACCAGCTCTGTGGGGTAATACTAAAACTGGCCCCATTTTATAGGATAAAGAAAACGAGGCCTGGTTAAACAGTCTTCCCAAGGCCAAATGTTAGGAAGTGGTAAGAACTAGAAGATGGACCGTACTTAAATGAAGAGGctgtattcctttttctttttctttctttttttttgaggtgcttgggattgaactcaaggccccTCTCATGCCAGGCAAGGGACCTAGACACAAGGCTGCATTCTTCACCACCACACAACATGGTACAACTCCACATCCTAGTGGAAAATGAGAGGAATGATCTGGAAAACACTCCTCTTATAAAAGAACTCCTGACTGTAGCATCTGATTTTTTAAGACTGCCTGTGGACATGACTATTGAATACATATTCACTGGGAAGTTCAATGCCTCTCAGAATATGAAGTATTTAAGATTCCATAGAAAATCTGGAGTAAATCAATTATAATTGTTTACTTGGGTTTCTCACATTGGAGATTGATGTTATCCTTCTACAATCTCAGTTAACCGGAACATAATTTATGTCATTAATTTTGACAATCTGCAATGAATACTCTAGACTACTTCAAGTTACAGGCTGATAATGTGAAGATTCAGAGGCTGGGTATGAATTCCTATCAGTTTGCTTTTAGCCTTGCAAACAAATTAGGCCCATGACAATGAAAATAAGGTTGACATAAAAGAATGCACTTTGGAAAATGCAATTCTTCTATTCCCTCCCTGGAAAGGATCTTGTGCTGTCTTGGGAGTGAGGTTCTGAATCCAGCGACTATCTATATTTGTTCCTAGACTGTATCCCTGCAGCTCAGAAGACCCCTGGGAAATAAGAAACTAGGTTTAATTTCAGGGTCTCAGGGCTGAGTGAGAAATGAAATCCAACTACCTCCCTAGGCTGTCCTATAGAGCAAAGAGGCTTCATGCCAGGTATCTTGAGAGTTCTAAGGAGTAGGCAGATATTTCTTGATAAGAGCATTCTAATTCCCTGAATCCACCAGAGAAACCTCTACAGAGAGTTGGGACAATTTaacacaagtttttttttaaagtatctattATTTCAGTTTATGTTACTTATTTCTTCCCTTTATGgcagtaacttttatttttaatcaaaagctTGATGCTTCCCCAAATCGGCatgcttaaaaacaaacaaaaaccaaaaaactttgaAGCATATAAGTGACCAGTGTCTCAATGGACTGTGGAATGAAGCAACAGAGGGCCTGTTCTATTTCAATGTCCTCTATGCCAAGGAACATTCTTAAAGAGGCTCCACAGAGCAGTGAGGTACCTTGCTGGGTTTACCAGGCCTGACTTGTTGGCTCTGGTGAACCTGGCAGGAGGCCTCTTGGTAGATGAACACATTTCTCTGCCTTTCTGAAAGGACATCTGTGAAGAGTGGCTCCTGGTGTCCCTCAGTGACCCTTTTCCAACAATTCAGCCAGTGTCCTGCCCCCAGGAGTAGACAAACCTGGTCTTGGAAGGCTACTGACATTCCAGTTTCTGGTGGACATGTATGAGCACACGAACCTAGCATCTCATCTGTGACATTCTCTCCCGTTCAGATGGGGCATGGGTGAGCTTTCCATAGCTCTTCTTCCCTGAGTATGAGTTCTGATTCTTCAGCTGCATATTTAGACAATATATGACAATGATTTCAGGCCAGGTAAATTACATTATCAATTTATTGTCTTGTCATCTGCATGTTTTATAAAGTGGACCCTGGCAGGTataggaaaacacacacacacgcgcgcgcgcgcacacacacacacacacacacacacactggttgATGGAAAGTTTATTCTATTTGGAAGAAACTGGATTCCAGAGACTTATAGACTAGACTTGCAGGAATTTCTCATATTTATCTTCCTCCTTTTGTTGGGAAATACAGGAAGAAATAGGGTGCAGGAGGTTGAGAAGGTGCTGTTATTTGTGTGGGGAATGATTAGGATCAATTTGCTAGCTCTTCCCCATCCCAACCTGTTTTATGGAGAAATCCTGTAAACACAAGGATAGAATAGTGCATACTtgggcaaaaagaagaaaagcagaagagaacACCAAGGAGAGAGGCATCTGACAGAAATATAAAGTTTTTTCCCTATATCGGAATAACAAATTTAATGGTAATTTTATCTAAttgttaagagaaaaagaaaacacaaaaatacatacTGGTTACAAGGTATGGATGCTTTCCtctactgaatatttttaaatgtttctgaacTTGTCCTCTATAACTCTTTTccaacttttgttgttgttgtttgtttgtctgtttgtttttggtactggagattgaactcaggggccactgagtcacatccccagccttatgtggtattttatttagagacagggtctcactgagttgcttagcgcctcagtaagttgctaagggtggctttgaactcaagatcctcctgcctaagcctcctgagccactggtgtgcaccaccatgactggaCCAACATATTTTAATTGTCTGTTGAACTGTATTTATCTAACTTGGAATCAAGCAGTTAAACTCAGACAACTCGTAGATACTTCAAAAGTGTGTAAAAACTCCAGGAACAGATTGCCAAGAGACGCAGACTGTCCTCTCTGAGAGCTTCTACTTCTGAGTAcagtcaaaaataagaatttttaagaataacaaataaataagatctgaccttcaaaaaaaaaaaaagtgtgttgttACATTGTTAAAAAAAGACATAGTTTAGAATCAAACTCAACCTGACTCGCCAATACCAGTGGTTCATTCTAGGGGAAAGTGTGAGGTGTTTGGCAGATGAAGAATAACTCGGGAGTATATTCTGATTCTTAGCCCAGGACTGTGGATCCTTAGAATAAAACCTCTTAATAGTTTATCCAACATTTAATCTCTTTTGTTCTTAAAGTCTGAAGACCAGTCATGCATCTTTGACTTCACTATAAGTCACAACAAATATGAATACACATACTGTGATCCCAAAACAAGTGGATCAAATGGCTAAAATAACAGTTCTCTACCAGTAGTTTCTTGTTCTAATGTAGGACAAAGGCATGAAACAACTCTTCAGTTTTTAGTCCTTTACTAGATTCCTCTAGAACgtgcgcacgcgcgcacacacacacacacacacgcatccatatttattttatggattAAGTTATTATGAATGCTACTAAGGATTCTATTCATGTGTGATATGGTAACATGACTATATGACCTGGATTAAATATTCTATCACCAGACCACAAAACAAGTCTAAAATTTTCAGAAGGCAAAACATGTGCGGCATGCATATGCATACGCGTGCGAGtacgcgtacacacacacacacacacacacacactctctctctctctctttctctctctccctctccctctcttcacaTCCAAGGACTATGTCAGAACTAAAGTTCTGACCTTCTGACCTCAAAGGTCATACACATCTGTCTCTCTATGCTGAACCATTCATTCCTTTCCAGAAATTAAggctccaaatattttctctcagccTAAGCTTCCCCTTTGATTAGTGAAGAACAGATTTCTGCATGTTCTACTTCATAGAGCTCTGAAAACTAGAAAGAGACCCCATTCTGTTCTGGGGTCTTCCCCCATCAGGTTGGGCCAGGTTAGGAAGAATCTGCATGCTGTACCTGCCCAGGCAGGAACACCTTGAGCACATGCATCTCCGTCTAAAAGCACCTTATCACGAGACTCGTTCTGGAAGGGTTCTGGTGTTGGCTGCCAGACATTAAAagattagaaaaacaaacaaataaacaaacaaacaaacaaaaacccacccaTGATGACTGTCACTGGATCTTCAGTGCTACCCACATGAGGCAAGTACACACAACTTGATGTTCCCAACTAGTTTAAACTGTAACCGAGTAGGAATGTCAAAGCTATGCATTAAATTTTCATGAAGCTTCACTGCTTCAGTACAAATAAATACCTGAACTGCCAGCAGCTCATGCCAAGTCAGTTCTGGAGGTGCTGATTTTGGAGGCAATAGAAGAGGCAGCCACTTAACCATTACTTTCTGAATATAACAAGAAAGATGTGTATGTAAAGCATTCTTCCCTCATTCATTTCCTATGCCCTGCTCAAACTGTAAACCCCTTGGAATGAACTTCCTCACCCCTTCTCTTCCCACTGCCGTCCTGTAAGGTAAGGCACTGTTGTACAACTGGAGATCACCCAGGAATCTGTCAGTCTTCCCCCAGAAACCCCAGGCATGTGAGTCACACGTGAAAATCTCTCCCATGTGAATCCAAGTGTGGTGGCGACAATCCCTCCTTTGCAGATGTTGTG encodes:
- the Mfap3l gene encoding microfibrillar-associated protein 3-like, yielding MQNRFAPWPVLNSVLSETRFHWQTIYCLTEQAKKMDLLKSHLTVCFLPSVPFLILVSTLATAKSVTNSTLNGTDVVLGSVPVIIARTDHIIVKEGNSALINCSVFGIPEPQFKWYNSVGKLLKEEEDEKEKGGGGKWQMLSGGLLNITKVSFSDRGKYTCVASNIYGTVNNTVTLRVIFTSGDMGVYYMVVCLVAFTIVMVLNITRLCMMSSHLKKTEKAINEFFRTEGAEKLQKAFEIAKRIPIITSAKTLELAKVTQFKTMEFARYIEELARSVPLPPLIMNCRTIMEEIMEVVGLEEQGQNFVRHTPEGQEATDRDEVYTIPNSLKRSDSPTADSDASSLHEQPQQIAIKVSVHPQSKKDQADDQEGVQFEVQDEEETEPSAERSPETAEPSTDITSTELTSEEPTPVEVSDRGLPPAHLETTEPAVTHDKNTCIIYESHV